Sequence from the Microbacterium sp. AZCO genome:
TGCGCCGGGCCGGGCGGGCAGGCGCGACAGATCGACGCGCAGGTCCTGGTTCGGTACGGACCACGCCTCCTCCGCCAGGCGGCGCACCGCGACGGCGAGGAGGCTCCGCGTCGCGGGCTCACCGGGGCAGCGATGGCCCGTCTCCATCGGCCCCGCACCCTGTGGCACGACGGCCGGGTGACCGACGGGGAGCGGCGGCAGCTCCCCGGGGGCCGCATCCGTCTCGGGCAGCTGCTGCGCGGGGTCGAACCGCCACGCCTCGTGCCACTCTCGCGGATGCCGGTTCGTCGCGAAGAGGTCGAGCACGACCCAGTCGCCGGGAGCGATCCGCGCCTCTCTCCACTCGAGGCCCCGTGCCGCGGTGCCGCCGACGATCGGGAACAGCGGGGTCGTGCGCCGCACCTCGTCGCAGAAGGCCGCGAGCATCGTGTCGTCGCGCACGACGGGCTCCCGCCACTCGGGATGCCGGTGCAGGGCGAGCGCCCCGAAAGCGATGAAGCGGGCGACGGCGACGGTCGGCCGCACGAGGTTGAGAAGCTCGACGGCGGCCGTGTCCGGGTCGAGGCCCGCGTCCGCGATGATGCGGAGCGGTCGCGACGACGTCGGGGAGGCGCGCGTGACGACTCCTCGCGCCCAGGCCTCCGATCGGCGGCGCAGGGCGCGTCCGCGCCCGTTGCGCCAGGCGAACGATCCCGCCCCGTCGATCATGGCGGTCATCTCCCCGGTGCGCGCGCGCACGTCGTCGCTCGTCGCCGAGATGCCGAGCCACGCGAGCACGGCGCGGGTGAGCGTCTCGGAGGTGCTCTCGAGCACCCGCTCGACGTCGCCCGGACGGCGGTGTGCGGATGCGGCATCCCAGGCGCTCTCGAAGGCCTGGGTCAGCGCGACCTCGCCCTCGCCGTCGAGCGCCTCGAGGAAGAGCGCTTTGCGCGCGCGGTGGGCCCCGCCGGCGAGGGTCTGCACGCTGCCCTCGTCCTGCAGCGAGTGCAGCACCGAGCGGGGCATGGCGCTCTCACGCGTGAACCGCTCGTCCTCGTAGAAGAAGCGGGCGGCCGCTGCGCCGCGCAGGAGCAGCACGGGACGCGCCATGAGCCGCGTCCGGAAGGCGTCGGTGCCGAGTCGTTCGAAGCGCCGGTGGCCGAAGAGGTACCCCTCGCGCAGGAGTGCGAGCGAGGAGTCTCCCGGCAGGCGCGCAACGTCCATGCCGCGACGGTAGTGAGGCGGCGATCGCCCGGCTGAGCCCCTTGACGGGGCACCGGGCGGGCGGTAGCGACGGCGCCTCTCCCGCTGGCCGGATGACCGGCGTACCCTAACGAATGGCGGTCGTCAAGGGCGTATGCGCACACTCCCGATCCCCCGAATGGTTGTCCGAGCAGCGGGTGGATGCGCGCGCGAACCAGCGCAATCAGACCTGAGGCGGGATGGATCACCCAGGTGATCAGCGAGGAGCACGCCGATGGGAAAGTTCGTCTACGAAGGGGTCGTCAAGGTCGATTTCGAAGACCGCACGCTGGCGCACCTCCAGCTCGTCATCGGGACGAAGCTGCGACGCGGCGAGGCTTTCCACTTCAGCTGGCGGGACGACCCGAGCATCGGCGACGGTCGCACGACGGTCTGGATCCACCCGCGCTGCTCGCTCGTGTACAAGTTCTACGGCAGCCGCCGCCCCTCGCTCAACCGCGCGTGGATCGACGCGCTCTCCTTCACCGCGAACTCCCCCTCGGGCCTCTACGTCGTTCCCGAGCCGGCGGAGTACGCCGAGCCGCAGAAACTGACCGATGAAGCGCATTGACATCATCTACGGCGGCCACTCGTACAGCGTGGGTGGCCGCGAGCT
This genomic interval carries:
- a CDS encoding cytochrome P450; the protein is MDVARLPGDSSLALLREGYLFGHRRFERLGTDAFRTRLMARPVLLLRGAAAARFFYEDERFTRESAMPRSVLHSLQDEGSVQTLAGGAHRARKALFLEALDGEGEVALTQAFESAWDAASAHRRPGDVERVLESTSETLTRAVLAWLGISATSDDVRARTGEMTAMIDGAGSFAWRNGRGRALRRRSEAWARGVVTRASPTSSRPLRIIADAGLDPDTAAVELLNLVRPTVAVARFIAFGALALHRHPEWREPVVRDDTMLAAFCDEVRRTTPLFPIVGGTAARGLEWREARIAPGDWVVLDLFATNRHPREWHEAWRFDPAQQLPETDAAPGELPPLPVGHPAVVPQGAGPMETGHRCPGEPATRSLLAVAVRRLAEEAWSVPNQDLRVDLSRLPARPGAPGITVRWEAPR
- a CDS encoding ATP-dependent DNA ligase → MGKFVYEGVVKVDFEDRTLAHLQLVIGTKLRRGEAFHFSWRDDPSIGDGRTTVWIHPRCSLVYKFYGSRRPSLNRAWIDALSFTANSPSGLYVVPEPAEYAEPQKLTDEAH